The following are from one region of the Oncorhynchus masou masou isolate Uvic2021 chromosome 24, UVic_Omas_1.1, whole genome shotgun sequence genome:
- the btbd2a gene encoding BTB/POZ domain-containing protein 2a has product MRCCACLSQQQTLQCSPSKMAAEEESNSRAPCLNFSSPGPLGNAQPSNNAHSSPATNEGSAGATGGAPRTAGHSNPQPGPDRGGGTDVRVEHSPNRQHTTPQSASQSATAARAPTVAGGAATNMTASSVESPNIPSSLPSSPASAAVLVYREPVYNWQATKNTVKERFAFLFNNEVLSDVHFLVGKGMGVQRIPAHRFALAVGSAVFDAMFNGGMATTSTEIELPDVEPAAFLALLKFLYSDEVQIGPETVMTTLYTAKKYAVPVLEAHCVEFLKKNLRADNAFMLLTQARLFDEPQLASLCLENIDKNTVDALAAEGFTDIDLDTLVAVLERDTLGVREVRLFGAAVRWAEAETQRQQYQPTPENKRKVLGKALVLIRFPLMTIEEFAAGPAQSGILSDQEVVSLFLHFTVNPKPHVEFIDRPRCCLRGKECSITRFGQVESRWGYSGTSDCIRFSVNRRIFVVGFGLYGSIHGPTDYQVNIQVIHTDSNTVLGQNDTGFSCDGSSNTFRVMFKEPVEILPSVNYIACATLKGPDSHYGTKGMRKVTHEAPATGTKTCFTFCYAAGNNNGTSVEDGQIPEVIFYT; this is encoded by the exons ATGCGCTGTTGTGCTTGTTTATCTCAGCAGCAAACCCTGCAGTGTTCTCCATCCAAAATGGCTGCGGAGGAGGAGAGCAATAGCAGAGCTCCATGTCTCAATTTCTCCAGTCCCGGACCGCTGGGTAATGCTCAGCCGAGCAACAACGCTCATTCCTCGCCCGCTACAAATGAGGGGTCAGCGGGTGCAACTGGAGGGGCACCACGGACAGCGGGACACTCAAACCCTCAACCAGGCCCTGACCGTGGCGGTGGCACCGATGTCAGAGTAGAGCATTCCCCGAATAGGCAACACACTACGCCACAGTCAGCGAGTCAGAGTGCCACGGCTGCCCGGGCACCGACAGTCGCAGGAGGAGCTGCGACAAACATGACAGCATCCTCCGTGGAGTCCCCGAACATTCCATCCTCACTTCCCAGTAGCCCTGCATCTGCGGCCGTATTGGTTTATCGGGAGCCAGTGTACAACTGGCAGGCCACAAAAAACACCGTGAAAGAAAGGTTTGCGTTTCTGTTCAACAACGAGGTGCTGAGTGACGTGCATTTTCTGGTGGGGAAGGGAATGGGAGTGCAGCGGATACCAGCACACAG ATTTGCCCTTGCCGTAGGAAGTGCAGTATTCGATGCCATGTTCAATGGCGGTATGGCCACCACCTCCACTGAGATCGAGCTGCCAGACGTGGAGCCGGCTGCATTCCTTGCCCTGCTCAA GTTCCTGTACTCAGATGAGGTGCAGATCGGACCCGAGACTGTGATGACCACACTGTACACAGCCAAGAAGTATGCAGTGCCGGTCCTAGAGGCCCACTGTGTGGAGTTCCTCAAGAAGAATCTACGTGCTGACAATGCCTTCATGTTGCTCACTCAG GCGCGGCTCTTTGACGAACCTCAGCTGGCCAGCCTCTGTCTGGAGAACATCGACAAGAACACTGTGGATGCACTCGCTGCTGAGGGCTTCACTGATATTGATCTAG ACACACTGGTGGCGGTGCTGGAGAGGGACACTCTGGGGGTGCGGGAGGTACGTCTGTTTGGGGCTGCGGTGCGCTGGGCGGAGGCAGAAACCCAGAGGCAGCAGTACCAGCCCACTCCGGAGAACAAGCGCAAAGTGCTGGGCAAAGCCCTGGTCCTTATCCGCTTCCCTCTCATGACCATCGAGGAATTTGCTGCAG GTCCAGCCCAGTCTGGTATTCTTAGTGACCAGGAGGTGGTGAGCCTGTTCCTTCACTTCACGGTGAACCCCAAGCCTCACGTGGAGTTCATCGACCGGCCTCGCTGCTGCCTGCGGGGGAAGGAGTGCAGCATCACACGCTTTGGACAGGTGGAGAGCCGCTGGGGCTACAGCGGGACCAGTGACTGTATCCG GTTTTCAGTGAATCGGAGGATATTTGTGGTTGGATTTGGCCTCTATGGTTCGATACATGGTCCTACAGACTACCAAGTCAATATACAG GTCATTCACACAGACAGCAACACTGTCCTGGGTCAGAACGACACAGGCTTCAGCTGCGATGGTTCCTCCAACACATTCCGGGTCATGTTTAAGGAACCAGTGGAGATCCTGCCCAGTGTCAACTACATCGCGTGTGCCACCCTCAAG GGACCAGACTCGCACTATGGCACCAAAGGAATGCGTAAAGTGACCCACGAAGCCCCTGCCACCGGCACCAAGACCTGCTTCACCTTCTGCTATGCTGCAGGAAACAACAACGGCACTTCAGTAGAGGACGGACAGATCCCTGAGGTCATCTTCTACACATAA